ACACTACAGAACCTACTTGAGAGACTGTACGGCCAAGTTGAGAGAGTTGTACAGGGATGgctctcctgcacacacactgtcaacTGCTTTCTTGAGAGCATCAATGTGTTTCTTTGGATTTCCTGCAGTGGAACAAGATAACACTGCATCGATACTGGGTTTATCTATGTCCTCATTAGTGTTAATGTGACACTTTACTCTGACTgcaaaaaacagtttgaaatgagGAACCAAAACATTGCTTTCATAACATGTCCTGGTCATCAAaaatagaaagtaaaaaagCTTCATCAGTCTGTAAAGCATGCTCAGGTAGCAAAAAAATATGGTGCAGTTGAGATACTAAGTGCCCCTTTAAACATTACACTTTGAGAGGAGACTCAAACATTAGCAGTTTATGTGGCCCTCACCTGACAGGTCAGTCAGCTTCTCAGCtcttttattctttgttgtGATGATGCCCacctaaaaacacacattgacaACAACACATGTTGTTAGGCCACATAACAGTGTGTGAAAATAGGAACAGTGACGGTCAGCCTGCTAAAACATGTTACAACTAACATGCATAGATTATGACGTACACACTTGTATgactctgctctctgctcagggCCCCAATGAAGTACCAGATCTTAACTTGGAAAATAGTTCATGCTGTTTCCTTATTGTTTACTAAACCCTTCAAATACAGCAAAATCCCACTGACTTGGGATATCAGAGTACACAATTACACGGTATTTCTTCATATCATGGTTTTCACCACATAGGTACAGTCTCTGAAAACTATGTCAATATTGAGATGtagaaaaaactaaaccaaaaaaattaaataaataaataatcaagaACAGATCCTGCATCACTGTAGGAAAAGTAAATGCATTACTGTGCTGTAAAAGCATACCTGACTAATGGGGTTTTGGTCGAAATATTCACCAACAAAAGCTTCCAAGAGCTGTAAAGATGTAAGAAGGAAACCATGCTTTACAAATCATCATAGCTCATGTCTATTCATGTACACAGTGATAAGTCTGCTGGGGAATTTACCTTTAGCGATGAGGTCAGGCGGTTTGGTTTCAAGTCCTGGTCGTCCATACTTCTTGAACAGTCAATCACCACATAGAGGTGACGCATCTACAGCAGAAGACAAAATTCAAAGATTCAAGGAAGTTTTATTGTCATACCAACAACATATGCATATGTACCTACATGAGGGAGTAAGCAATTTAGTCCTAAGGCCTGGTCAAGCCAAGAACAAATtccatataaatatataaagatgTGTCTTTCCATGTTCTCTACctgcttgcgtgggtttcctcccacagtccaaagacatgcatgtctagcTCTTTTCGTGACTCTAAATCGCCTGTAGgcgtgagtgtgaatggttgtttgccTCTTTGTGTTATGTCAATATAAGATTTCAGTTATTAATTACATATTTTATCTTCATAGTTACAAAGTATACATCTACAGGGAAAGTTAGGAAAAGGTAATACTGGGTACATTCTCAAAAACTGTCTTTACAACTAACATATAGTTTTATGTATATTAGATTGTAAAACAAGAGATAAAAATTAGGTCAGTGCTTTCTTGATGAAGAACAATTGCGATAGTTGCAATGATGATATTAATCTTTTATCCATAAAATCAATTTTGTAAACAATATTTACCGAAGGTGTTACAGGGCCTTATGGACATTATAAATATGTAATAGTAATACTGAGTAGCCATTGCCACCATGTTGTACTAACAGCCCATGGAGCAAAGAACCATTTATGGTGATACATGGTTTAAGGttctgtaagaaaaacacacaaactactCACCATCCCAAGCCTCACTTGTTCATGGCTCTCTATCACcctgtgaaataaacaaaacaggcCTTCACTTTTTAGAAATaagaacattttgaaaaatgtattatttttttcccttttttaactGATGATTCAAAAGTTTTAATCAAACAATATCGcacaaaatacatttctctTGTGCACAAGAAAACTTATTATGAATTATGTTTTACTGTTTGTTATAAGTGCATTATGAAGTCATTCAATCAAAGCAAATGTACGgatgcgcgcacgcacacacacacctcctcctcttggACTGGAAAAGGATCTCTTCCACTGTGGCTTTGAGTGAGCCTGATTCATCCTCCTTCAGCACCTCCCTGTGGAGCAATACACATACAGTCACTAAGCAGTTTATACAAGTCAGGAGCTTCATTGatacttaaccctaaccctaaaccaaCCTTGAACATCTTAAAACCCGATGCGCTGGTGACCTCCTGAATTTACACGCAAGGGCCTCTTGATTTAACCCacaatgaggcaaaaaaaaaataaataaaaaacaccccACAAACATCCAatttgcagcagctctgtggacaTTAATGCCTCGTGTGAGGAATTATTTCTCTGTAATATTTGTACACCTTCATGTCTGGTTACAGGGGGTTCTGAACGAGAATTATAGGGAACTGTTACCAAACATCACGCGAGAGAAAATGCCTCTCTTTTAGTGTAACAGTCTTACCATGTCCTCTCATAGCCGCCTTCCCAGCGTTTGGCTCTCTCGGGTTCTTCATCCATGATGCCAGGAGCTGTGAACAAGAGCCTCACATTAATATGCCTGCTGCTAAAGGTGTTAAACCTTATTCACAACCATTTCAATTATACAATGTATTTAAAACTAGTTGTTATATCATCATTCATTACACAAGACACAACAGTCACTTAAACACAACGCATTCAGTTGCACTTTCATTGAATTGCATTCCGTATAAAATGTCTGCAATTAAATAACACCGATGGTCTAATGTGTTTGATATTACTTGCAGGACTTTGTAATATCAGATATTCTGTGCTCATCGTCTTTTAAACCAAAACCGTCATATAAATAAAGAATGTTTTGGGATACAAGCGACAACTGGAAGCCATCACGTTACAACAGTTAGCCAGCGAGCACAGAAATACTTTAGCCCGTTACGAACGGACCTTCTTTGTGGTTGTGAAGGTAATTCAAGATACTAACATCAGCAATATTACCATATGTATTATCCATATATTTAAAATCTAGTTATAATGTGTGATAAGACTTTCTATCTAAATGCGCTAAGTCAAAACAATTGTACCTTCAACACCGATGGTGCAACCGGCTTTTCGTCCGGAAGGAAAATAGCTGTTTTTAGCGACGGATGTTTTAGTCGGTGCACCACTTTGGCTGCATCCggttgtttcttcttctttgcgGATTAACGGTAGTCATCACTGGTGATGGTAAAAGTCGATTCTTTTTACTGAATCGAGTTTAAATGAGTCACTCACCAAATGAGTCCTTTGAGTCACCGACTCAGTTACCCAGGAGGTGCACACTGCGAGCTGCCGTGATTCGGCTCTCTGTCAGTGATGATGTCCCACCCGGAGGGAGGGTGAGCTAACGACGCTACGTATCGTGAGCTTAGTGAGTCTTCTGTTTTGAGTGGAGCTAGGTTGACGTCAGCTTTGTAACGAGTGTTTTTCCTTCGTTCAGAGCTCACAGCAGGGAAGGAAATAGTGATGGTTCGCCAGGGGAAATGGGGAGTCTagttaaaaaaacatgaactgttgctTTCCACAATTACAGTGATTAGCTTGATATGTTTCTGCAACTGCTGTCAGAATAGCAGTTGCACAGTAATGATATACTGATTGGTGTCTTCAGTTAGCTGTGCAACTAACTAGCGGCAGCAGGGATGAGTCAGTGGGGACCAAGAATCGTGCTCAATGAGTCAGTAAAGTGATTCTCGAGTATTGAACGATTCGTTCATGACTCGCACAACACTATCATCCACTGTGTCAGATTACACATTACACCCTCAGTCTTTATTCAACCCCCAATATCAAACCGTCTTTATAGTTTAGACCTTAGTTAGAAAACAATTATTTCTGCCCTCTTCGTAAgggaattattatttttttcattattatagCCATCGGCACAGCGCCAGAGTCGATAGCTGGGTGAGATAGATTGACTTTGAAAAGGAGAGATGAATTCAGTGTGGCGACCCCTTTCTTGCTGGGCCATCACCTGGTTATTTGTCTTGGACATTACTTAATATTACAAACATGCTGACATTTTCGTTAATCTGAGCTGTAGTAGGAAGCAAAGAACAtgtgtatgtataaaaaaaaacacagctgtgctTAACCGCAGGCTGCTAGAGCAGCTAACATGGCTAACCAACTTAATCCTCTATGGTCTTCTGTTGCCTGAGGGCAACACAGCCATTGTTGGCCTGTGACATCTCCACAATTCATTCCTGTGGAATGATGCAATACTATAAAAAAGAGGGAAGACCATAGGGAACCTATACCAatgctttaattttttatggTTTTCAAGGGGAGGAACTTTGCGATTTCACCCCACAAAAATCGTCTGAAAACCTTATTTCCTGGGTCTTTTCCATCAGGAAAAAAATTTGTCCACAACCAAAGATGAATGAACCATAATTTTTGATAGTTTAATGCAATTTATTGGCTAACTAAATAAAGGAAACTTGTTGGAATCCAACTGTTGCCCTGATGCAGCAACGTACCCCAGTAAGTCTCTGGTTTTCAGTCATCTGGGTCATCTTAGTCTTGGAGTGTTTCGTGGGAGGCAACTGGACTTATTATCTTGTTTGAAGATGTTTCGCCTCTCATCGaaaaggcttcatcagttctGAGTGTCAGTGCAGAaaacccaggtatttaacccaGAGCCTACAACAAGACAGCTCTCTACACACCAGAACAAACTTCAACCCTGACAATCTGCACCTTTGCCTTTCCAagacatacttttttttttttttttttttttttttttacagacaaacagctgTCCATTGGTTCTCCAGTGTCCCCTATTGTGACCAATCTCTACATGGAGCGTTGAACTCCTTCACAGAAACAATTCACAGCCACCGATTCAGATTGTGGATGGCACAGGGGTCAAAATCAAAACTCAAGAAGTGGAGGCTTTTGATAGACATAAATGCAGTGGACAAGAAAATCAAGTTCACCAGGAACGATATGAAGGATAACAGTTTGCCCTTCCTGGATTGTGGGGTGTCCTTTGGCAAGGATGGTAACCTCAGCATCAAGGTCTACTGgaagcccacacacacagaccagtaCCTCTTCATTGACTCCCACCACCCACTGGAGCACAAGCTGGGGGTAATATGAACACTTCAAGACCAGGCCCAGAAGGTTCCCTCGAGTACAGACGGAAAACAGAGGGAACTGGCACACATCAAGACAGCGCTCCAAAAATGTGGCTACCCAAAGTGGACCTTTGACAAATCCAAAAGGCGCCACAAAAAAACACCCGAGGCAGAAAGTGAAAAGCGGAAGAACGTTGTCATCCCATATGTGGCAGGTCTATCAGAAAAGTTCAGAAGAAtcttccaaaaacacaaaattcaagTTAACTAGGCCAGACCTTAAGACAGAGACTGGTCAATCCCAAGGACAAAACATCCAGACATAAGCTCAGCAACATTGTGGATGCAGTTCAATGCACAGAGGAGAGCACTGACCTCTGTATAGGGGAAACCAAACAGCCCCTCCACTGATGCATGGCACAACACAGGACAGCCACCACATCAGGACAGGACTCAGCTGTACATCTGGATCTTAAGGAGAAGCATCACTCTTGAGGACTccacacacagagaagacagctggtttgaaagaggagtaaaagagGCCATCTATGTCAACTTAGAAAAACCTTCTCTAAACAGAGGTGGTTGACTAAGACACCATTTGTCTGCAACCTACAATGCTGTCTTGGGAACCCTCGCTAAATAGTTTAACCCTCACATACATCTGGGCTAATGTGACTCTAACGACTCTCACAACATCCTCATTTTTGGTAATTGCCCTACCACTCTGGGTTAATACCTGGGTTTCCTGCACTGACCCTGAGAACTGAAGAcgccttttggatgagaggaGAAAAGTCTTCAAACAAGATGAGAAGTCCAGTTGTTTCCCACTAATGTACCCCAGTGTACCATTATGGAATTACAATGGCAGCATGAAATATTTGGTGTGTTTAGCTATATATAATATTCAAAAGCATACTATTCATCATGAGTTTGAGGGCAGTTGGGGGAAAGTACAGAGACATGTATTTCTAGTAACTTATAAGATAAGATGTAttctaaaatataattattaGGAATTATTCATATCTTTATATGAAGAATAATTAACAAGCACTGACAAAGATGCTGAAAGGAAATCATACTCAGCTAAATTCTGAAGTGTGAATGTATGAACTGAACCAGTTCTGAAGCTGAAGCTCAGAATGGTTGCCTCCTAGACAGATTCCTGATTCTTTTCCTTCAGTTTGACACAGTTACACCAAGAGCAGCCCACCACAACATCACCTTCTGCTTTGTGAAACGCTGTTTTGTTCCTACAATATTTCATTTGACTACTGGTTTTTAAAAACCAGTAGAAACTTGAAGTTGGAGCTGAGGATGAGTGATGGCTCAATCTGACCTGCCCTTGGATCCTGATTGTCAGGCCGTCATGCCATGTCAGatagtctgtcagtcacatggtAGCAATGCCTTGAAGCATGTTTTACTGAGCTGAGTTGACTTAAAATTAgtgaccataaactcattaggaaaatctTTACCTAGCAAATAAACTGAGATGTAGGATAGTTTTCACATTGGCTCCAATacactgttttagtttttgaaccagtggagttgcccgCTTGAAGGTTCCTCAGCATTCAGCGGCTTCACCTTTCAAACTCCAAAACAGCATCCcctttatattttatgtctCAGCTATGAAACTGCAGATTACCCTGCTGCCACCACAAGAGGGCAGTTAACGCCACGATGAATGCAAACAGGTGACAGAATGCAGCTCTGAGGTCAGAACTGCAGTGACTTGCTACAGATCTAGAGGTGATCTAGATCTGTAGcaattcatgtttatttttagctttaactCGGAGACACAAATTCTAAACACATACTTTTTCAAATTCAACCAGCATGTTTTTCATAACagattatttgtatttgtaaattGGTCAATACATTATAAATTTGATAATCTATgagtgcagttgtgtgtgtgtaaagtcaGGCTGATATATTTCTGGAGAATAGTATTTGCTACATACATATGCAGATTTATACTGGAAATTGGAAATGTTACATTAGACGTGCCATAACTTTGGCTTATGTAGAAGTAAGGTTAAATATCAATTAGAGCAGCATTCGGGACTGAGTTTCATTATATTTCAGTATGAAGCTGGCTTATTCTAAATGATAAATTATCTTGGAATGGAAGGTTTTGGTCTGTTGGGAATAAATACTTAGCTTTTAGAACTAGATTTTTGGATAAGATTTTTAATCTGAATAGGAACTAGCAATGGATCTTTTATAAATGTTGTGGAGTTAAGGTTAAGATTTACACTGAAATCCTACATATCCACCATAATCCTATCAACATGCCATGCAATTCACCAGTAGCCTACACATTCCAATAATCACATATTCTCTAATTGTTTATATTTACCGTCCTGGTAGTTGTAGCAGTCATTGGTTAAATCAGGTAAATTTTTTCAGTTCCagaatattttcatattaagtCATTCCTTATCTAAACAGGTTTTCCTGCAGGAACCTTCTCCCAACATTGGCAAGATCAGAATTGCAACGAAACTTGTCCTCTAACATCATTTCACGATGTATATGTTGATGATTCCAGTTAATCAATGATTTGGTTGCATTATTTTTGGGGGTTGAGATTACCACCTATCTGTGGGCCGCACACATTATTTTAGTGAACACAGCACTACAGCGTACAAACAATAGTTTATAACAAAAATTCCCTCTTTCTAAAGAAGAAACTGCAATTTTTACAGACCAGTTCAGAAAAACAGGCCAAAACACATGATTTCTGTGAGCAGACAATCAGCAAAAGGAAATTTAACATAGTAACAGGAAATTCTTCAGAGGTTACAACAGTTTAATGGTTATTGCATAAGATGGAAATAAGAAATATATtcattacaacaaaacaaatgtcaatGGCAGCCATCATTAATCAATAACTGCCATTAAAATGATAGCAGTTTACAACTTCAAATTTCATTCACAGCATAAAAAAGTATGGAAAAGCTTATAACAGGACAACATCAGTTGTCTCTACAGACTAAAATTGACATTATTTACAAAAGATGGTCATTTACTTCACCACACCAAACAaattcatttgttattttagaTGTCTGTACATGAATGCATTAAACATGATAGAAAAATCTATAAAAGAAGCATAATAAGAGCTTCACCAGTAATAAGACAACAAACATCTCATatcacattttggtttttctaactaatattttaaatgcatttaattgtATTTCAAAATAGTCTCAGATTCACACAGGTTGGAgatttgatgaaaacaaatttctatcacctgtttgttttgtggaaaACATCTCCATTTAAAACGAAGTCATATAGAGACAGAcatgtcagtctgtcagtaTTAAGGGGGTCAGAGCTGAGGTTTCAAGGTCGCTGGTCATATTCACTGATCATCTTCTTGATGTGGGACAGTTTGGCTCTGAGATATTTACACCTTTTCTTCTTAGTTTGGTAGTCTGGGGActacaaacaacagaaatgatcCAATTATTTTCACCgtaatcacatttaaaatatatttttcacagGACTGTATTTTACTGAAAAACTTTCTATAGCTTACCCTCTTGAGATTCTTTAGTGTGGTGAATTCATTCATGGCATCCTGAGATTGGAAGAATAGGGGTTAATGACTTTGACCAGTCAGAAGTAACCACTATCTAAGAATTACACTCCATTTGTTTTATGATCATTTCTGTCCTTGGACCATTTTTCATTTGGCAATTATAAACCAGAAGGAATGAATTGAGGAACAGTGGCAATCATCAAACCAATGAGGAATGCAAACAGCAAATTAAAGCATGCCATGAAATAGAAAGGTACCCTGTTGCTAGAAGACTGTCAAAAGCACTTAGCTACAAGATTTATTTATGGTTATAATTCTTTGCTAAGTACCAGGGactaataaatatttttttattattgaaccAATCACTTTTAAATAAAGGTAAACAAGTCCACTGAAGGACTAGGGACTGACCATCATCACTTCAAACAGACAACCAGCCACACTCACCAGGAACTGTGGACTGCCCGCAGGGTGTTGGGCTAGTTCCCTGTTCAGGTCTGCCAGGTCTTGGTTTATGCTGTCCAGCTCAGTCTGCAAAGTTTTGTACTCCTGGTGATGGCGGTCATACTCCCGTTTGTAGTTCAGACGTTCTTGCTCATCCAGAATGGCAGGAAAGAAACTGCAGACACTTTATGGTTAATATCCCTATGAGAATCATCACTGCCACTAGTTTCCAGATTCctacacacttacacactgaagtcttcctcctccagatCATCTCCAGACTCATAGCCGTTCAGTCTGGGCTTCAGGCCTCCCACAGTGCTGCTGATTTCTGAGTCTCTGTGAACAGAATcaaagattaaacaaacaacaacacaatgcaaGCGAAGGGTTAGGATGTATTGTGTTTGGTAAAGTCAAGTAGTTGCTACACCCTAATCCATAGATGGGACCTCTTAAGTtctgttaaaaaatatttgatgcaTGCAAATTGCAGCTTTTTTGACCTTGTTCTCAATAAACTTCAGTGCAGTATAGATGCATTATTTAAACTTTGGTCGGGGGCACAGCTTACCCTGGCAGGTAAAGAGGCCTGCTGTGGTCCATTCGGTCCATATCGTTTCTGGACCCACCAACCTTGTCATTATAGTCATTCAGCAGTACTTCTGGGTCACTAGACACTTGTTTTACCTAAGAAGCAGACACGTTCAGACATTTTCAGCAAAGTTATAGCTACTGTAGAGTAAAGTACGTATCTATTAATCAACTTTCATCATTCTCTCAAGACACCCAAATCTGCCTGGAGTTTCTCCATACAGCGCACAAGTCCCTTTCTTAAAGTGAACGACTGGTCTAATTGTATGCACACTGAAAATCTGAGAACACTTCATGACAGATAAATGTACACAGGTCTTTTATTAATAATGGTAATAATGGTAATGGTATTAATAATGGAGAAATTTgcattttgaatatattttatatatatataaagggcAGCCACACCTCAACGCAGGAAAATATGGAGCCTTGATGAAAGTGCATCACATTTCTTATGAGCCTTCGAGGTCAACGACTTCAGCTTCTTTAATTCTGTTTAAAAGCAGTGAGATCAGTAACAACTGAGGTTCAGGAGGGATCAAAGATTATGACCAGTGGCTCCACTCAGGCTTGGTCAATGACACCTTGAGTTGTTGACAAATGTATGATAAACCAGGGCCGCCAAAGTAgaatactaaccctaaccctaacacgCATGGCCTGTCATTTGTCATAGCAATTTgaaatgataacaataataatgagactaaacccacaaaaacaacagggctctgtctcttcaggtctttaaggctaaaaaaaaaaactgcatttacaCTTTACTGCATAATGGACATCAGTCAACACAACAATCTCTAGATACATTTTTCTACTCTTGACTGATGTTTGGGTCAGGTTTTCCTGGAGCGTCTCTCATGTTTGCCCATGTTTAGGATACAACCTAGCTATGATAAATACTGGTAGTGCTGTTTACATGGACCAACCAGTTCCTCTACTTTTTACTGCGTTGCTAAATACCATCGATATCATCATTACCATCAACAAGAAGCCTGAAAACAATGTCTCTGAACCAGTTCAATGGCAGGAATGTCAGGTCTGACTGCTGGGAAAGACTGAACGAGAAGTGTGAAATCAAGTTAACACTTAAAGTCCTCAGTGCAAAAACCAAGATGATGTCAACACTGGAAATGTAAGAATTCGCTGATATTCTTTTTTGCATCCAAgtgttgtttttacaaattGTACATTATAATAgctgtgtgattatttttttactcatcACAACAGATCAGGCAGCAACTATGAATGTGCTTTTCTAAACCACACCCAGAAACTGAGAACGAAACCATCCTTCTCCACCCCACATCTCACCTAacactctctctgtcactctctgacacacaaacacaagcgcACGCAACcgtgtgcacacatacacacacacacacacacacactatcttAAAGAATGCAATTCAACACAACAGGTTAGACTCCTATGTAGATGAGACTATAGTCATGAGTAGTTAAATCATTGCCTTAGAATATCCCCAACTGTATCTGTAGGTAACTGTAATTGTAGCTCTACAGTATATTTCAGGATTTTATGATAACCTTTTCTGAGATTTACACACAGACCCACCCATTCCCCAACACTGTGGTGTGGACCATCGCTGATAACTTTCACTTCTTCCCAGAGGACACGGTCACGGCCCCATCTCCTGATCTTTGATCGAGTCCTGACAGCGAACACCAGGAGGATGATGAGGGCAACAAACACCAGGAAGCCCAGGACAATAGCTATGGCCTGAAAGGACCAACAAAACTAAAAGTCAGTGGGCTTAAATGACtttcacagatgaaaaacaTAGATGTGGACATTCACCTTTTCCAATCTCCGAATAGTTAGTCACCCTAACCCTACAGTGGAAATATGGCCATTTCTGTTCAAACATGGCATTAAGACACATCTACAGTGATTAAGACAACTCTCACATTACTTTAAAGTATTttcaacacattcattttaaaaaactgaataaGAATCCAAGTATAGCCCTGTCGtttcaaaaacaaccaaaacaagcATTTCTCACCTCTTGGGGCTCCACCACACAATAATGGTAAAGGTACTGGTTGAGGAAGATGCCTTGAGCCTGGGTCTGAGTCTGGTACTGGGCACAAAGCTGGCGGATCTGGTTATAGTAGATAGACCCGGTGGACTGAGCTGTTGGGTTGACTGCCACCAGGTACACAATAGTAGCAATGATCATCAGAAATGCTAGGATGGCACAGATGATTATGGTTGCCAAATAGAACGTTGGTGAGCGAGCAGCATTCTGCTTCGAAACAACTAACACGAATATGATGAGCACGGCTATGAATGTGATGGCTGAAATTGCGATGATGAAGCCTTTGCCTGTTTTTGGGTCCATCTGGACTTGCCCATATCCATAGGATCCACCGCCACTAAAGGAACCTCCATATCCACTGCCAAAACCGCCACTGTAACTTCCGCCAAGTGAGCCGCCGAATGAGCCACCAACACCTGGCACCAAGCCAGTTCCGCCTCCCAGACCCAAGAGGTTCATATCATAGTCCCAGGCCAGCGTGGAGGCCACGCAagcaaacacagccacacacatgatgatgatgatgatgcacaaTATCTTCATCACACCTGGTGGTGAAGTCCAGCGGTAGAAGTGAAGCATCTTATCTCCTGGGTAGTAAGGATACACTGGGTTGGACATGATTTCACTGTGCCGGTGTCTGCTGCTATGTCTGTAACATCAGAGGACAGAAGAACTGTGGTCAGTGTGTTCTGTACCATGACATAGTGACACTGCATTGCGCATAAGGAAGTGGACATACTTCTTGAACACAGAGTGATGTAAGAAGAAACCAGCTAATGACATTGGAGAAAAACTGACATGCGATGGAGACAAGTTACATATAGTGCACATTTCATTGAAAATGCTTGACTTAGAGTAACCTACATTTGATCAACAGTTGGTCTTAACACTTTACAACCTGTTGTTTGCAAGATAGCTTGAGTCATGTGGGGTCTATCTATATTCAATGCATTTACCTGCAGTAGGCTCGACTAAGTTTAAAAAACAGCTGGAATGATCTGCTGCAGGATATTGAACCAGCAAAAGATTTTTAGCCATGTCATGTGAAATGCTGATATCAGAGTATGCCAGTATTGAAATATTATAATGGCTTTATCAcgcttttcttttcacaataCTGCCCGAAAGCAGCCCGTCTGTGGAGTAATGCAGTGCTTTGTAAAATGGTAGTCCAACAGGTCACTAACTACCAAGCCAGGAGAATACTTAAAATAGTGCACAGCGATTACTTATATTGGTAATCTTTCAGCTTCTGTCTCTTCTTGACAGGGTCGCTGGGGgctggggtacaccctggacagattgaCATCTGGAGTAACACCTTAACACCTACAGCCAATTCAGAGACACCAACGAATCTACTGATCATACCTATGGACTGTGGGAAGTTGGAGTAACTGGAGTAACCCCCtgctaactccacacagaaaggggtTTGCTGTGAGTCAAATAAACTGTAATTTTAAGCTCCATCTGATGAGGACTAATAGTTTCACCTGTATTGTACTGA
The nucleotide sequence above comes from Echeneis naucrates chromosome 9, fEcheNa1.1, whole genome shotgun sequence. Encoded proteins:
- the oclnb gene encoding occludin b, with translation MPGKKPKTSSHQPGGSKQHSSRHRHSEIMSNPVYPYYPGDKMLHFYRWTSPPGVMKILCIIIIIMCVAVFACVASTLAWDYDMNLLGLGGGTGLVPGVGGSFGGSLGGSYSGGFGSGYGGSFSGGGSYGYGQVQMDPKTGKGFIIAISAITFIAVLIIFVLVVSKQNAARSPTFYLATIIICAILAFLMIIATIVYLVAVNPTAQSTGSIYYNQIRQLCAQYQTQTQAQGIFLNQYLYHYCVVEPQEAIAIVLGFLVFVALIILLVFAVRTRSKIRRWGRDRVLWEEVKVISDGPHHSVGEWVKQVSSDPEVLLNDYNDKVGGSRNDMDRMDHSRPLYLPGDSEISSTVGGLKPRLNGYESGDDLEEEDFSVFFPAILDEQERLNYKREYDRHHQEYKTLQTELDSINQDLADLNRELAQHPAGSPQFLDAMNEFTTLKNLKRSPDYQTKKKRCKYLRAKLSHIKKMISEYDQRP